The proteins below come from a single Natranaerofaba carboxydovora genomic window:
- the gcvPA gene encoding aminomethyl-transferring glycine dehydrogenase subunit GcvPA — MNNPFLPHTDDDRVKMLQDLNIASTDELFTDIPSSIRLKNGLKLPEPMSEFELKKHIDELAAKNKSMKECISFLGGGVYDHHVPSIVDHLIKRSEFYTSYTPYQAEVSQGILQSIFEYQSMIAELTGMETANASIYDGASAVAEAAINAVANTKREQVIVSSSVNLNYKKVLRTYLEGQGFDLKEVPSVDGVTDLSSLEEMLNDQTACVILQSPNYLGIIEDFTGIEKLLKDKKTQFVAVSDPISLAILEPPAKWGADIVVGDGQSLGNPMSFGGPLLGFFASKKKYIRKMPGRIVGETKDKEGKKGYVMTLQTREQHIRREKATSNICSNQALNVLAACVYMSLMGPEGLKKTAELSLQKAHYARKELEKIGVSPVYRDKPYYKEFLVKLPEPVDKVQRKLLDKNIFAGIDASRISHEFNNCLLISVTEKRTREEIDYFVEILGEVLK, encoded by the coding sequence ATGAACAATCCATTTCTTCCTCATACTGATGATGACCGTGTGAAAATGTTACAGGATTTAAATATAGCTTCAACAGATGAACTTTTTACAGATATCCCATCTTCAATCAGGTTAAAGAATGGTTTGAAACTTCCCGAACCCATGAGTGAATTTGAGTTAAAAAAACACATAGATGAGCTGGCAGCGAAAAATAAAAGCATGAAAGAATGTATTTCTTTTTTGGGAGGAGGAGTATATGATCATCATGTTCCAAGTATAGTTGATCATTTAATCAAGAGAAGTGAATTTTACACTTCTTATACTCCCTATCAGGCAGAAGTTAGTCAAGGTATTTTACAAAGTATTTTTGAATATCAGTCAATGATTGCTGAATTAACGGGTATGGAAACAGCAAATGCGTCTATTTATGATGGCGCATCTGCTGTGGCTGAAGCGGCAATCAATGCAGTGGCGAATACTAAGCGTGAACAGGTCATTGTCTCAAGTAGTGTTAACCTAAATTATAAGAAAGTATTGAGGACCTATTTAGAAGGTCAGGGTTTTGACCTAAAAGAAGTGCCTTCTGTGGATGGAGTTACTGACTTATCTTCTTTGGAAGAGATGTTAAATGACCAGACTGCATGTGTAATATTACAGAGTCCTAACTACTTGGGGATTATTGAAGATTTCACCGGAATTGAAAAATTATTAAAAGATAAAAAAACCCAATTTGTGGCAGTGTCTGATCCAATTTCTTTGGCTATTCTTGAACCACCTGCTAAATGGGGAGCAGATATTGTTGTTGGAGATGGTCAAAGCCTAGGTAACCCAATGAGTTTTGGAGGACCTTTACTAGGATTTTTTGCATCGAAAAAAAAGTATATCCGTAAGATGCCTGGAAGAATTGTAGGGGAGACAAAGGATAAAGAAGGCAAAAAAGGATATGTTATGACATTACAAACTAGAGAACAGCATATTAGAAGAGAAAAGGCAACTTCAAATATTTGCTCAAATCAAGCATTAAATGTTCTTGCAGCATGTGTATATATGTCTTTAATGGGGCCAGAAGGTTTAAAGAAAACAGCAGAACTATCTTTACAGAAAGCTCACTATGCAAGAAAAGAGCTTGAAAAAATAGGAGTTTCGCCTGTTTATAGAGATAAACCATATTATAAAGAATTTTTAGTAAAATTACCAGAACCGGTTGATAAGGTGCAAAGAAAACTATTAGATAAAAATATATTTGCTGGAATTGATGCCAGTAGAATCTCCCATGAATTCAATAATTGTTTGTTGATAAGCGTAACTGAGAAAAGAACTAGAGAGGAAATTGATTATTTTGTAGAGATTTTGGGGGAGGTGTTGAAATGA
- the gcvH gene encoding glycine cleavage system protein GcvH: MIDLKLPGELKYTEDHEWIKVEDGKIYVGITDYAQEQLGDIVFVELPEENDDFSKDEVICEIESVKAVAEIYAPVTGTILEVNERLVDEPNTINSDPYEYGWLFAMEISDKSELEGLLSVEEYKKHIEEQEQEQEQEEGEE, from the coding sequence ATGATTGATTTAAAATTACCTGGAGAACTTAAGTACACTGAGGATCATGAATGGATTAAAGTTGAAGATGGTAAGATTTATGTAGGTATAACTGATTATGCACAAGAACAACTTGGAGACATCGTATTTGTAGAGCTTCCAGAAGAAAATGATGATTTTTCTAAAGATGAAGTGATCTGTGAAATAGAGTCTGTCAAAGCTGTTGCAGAAATTTATGCACCAGTGACTGGAACCATTTTAGAAGTAAATGAAAGGTTAGTAGATGAGCCTAATACTATAAACTCTGATCCATATGAGTACGGCTGGTTATTTGCAATGGAAATTTCAGATAAAAGCGAATTGGAGGGATTATTGTCTGTTGAAGAATATAAAAAGCATATAGAAGAACAAGAACAAGAACAAGAACAAGAAGAAGGAGAGGAGTAA
- the gcvT gene encoding glycine cleavage system aminomethyltransferase GcvT, which translates to MVTKLQREKTSFYEIHQKKQAKLVDFNGWILPVQYKGIIEEVKATREKAGIFDVSHMGEILVEGRKAVDNLQYLLSNDVTKLSPGKCQYTFMLNENGGVIDDLLVYRLDEAKFWLIVNAANINKDFNWINQVIDDEQCKIEDISTKVSQLALQGPKSVQILERALDKDLSNLRYFNFINLEFDGKEVLVSRTGYTGEDGFEIYHPPEISEDIWKEIENVGKEYGLMPAGLGARDVLRLEASLPLYGNELLETITPLEAGLKPFIKFNTSFIGKESLEMQLEKGLKRKLIGFKLKDKRVPRNGFELYHKGEKIGFVTSGSFSPTLDEPIGMGYIDTEHKEEAEKGMELEVKIRKNFKVANITKMPFYRRGSK; encoded by the coding sequence ATGGTTACTAAACTTCAAAGGGAAAAAACATCATTCTATGAAATACACCAGAAAAAACAAGCTAAACTAGTTGACTTTAATGGTTGGATTTTACCTGTTCAATATAAGGGTATAATTGAAGAAGTAAAAGCAACTAGGGAAAAGGCAGGCATATTTGATGTTAGTCACATGGGAGAAATTCTAGTAGAAGGTAGAAAAGCTGTAGATAATCTGCAATATCTATTAAGTAATGACGTTACAAAGCTATCTCCGGGAAAGTGTCAATACACATTTATGTTAAATGAAAATGGTGGAGTTATTGATGATCTTTTGGTTTACCGTTTAGATGAAGCTAAATTTTGGTTGATAGTAAATGCTGCTAATATAAATAAAGATTTTAACTGGATCAATCAAGTGATTGATGATGAGCAATGTAAAATTGAAGACATCTCTACTAAGGTATCTCAGTTAGCTTTACAGGGTCCAAAATCAGTTCAAATTCTAGAAAGGGCATTAGATAAAGATTTGAGCAATCTTCGTTATTTTAATTTTATTAACTTAGAGTTCGATGGCAAGGAAGTATTAGTTTCAAGAACTGGTTACACTGGTGAAGATGGCTTTGAAATTTATCACCCCCCTGAGATAAGTGAAGATATATGGAAAGAGATCGAAAATGTAGGTAAGGAATACGGATTGATGCCTGCAGGCCTTGGAGCTAGGGATGTTTTGAGACTGGAAGCTTCACTTCCTCTTTATGGGAATGAACTTTTAGAGACGATTACTCCATTAGAAGCAGGGCTTAAACCTTTTATAAAATTTAATACTTCATTTATAGGTAAAGAAAGCTTAGAAATGCAGTTAGAAAAAGGTTTAAAAAGAAAGCTAATTGGTTTTAAGTTAAAAGACAAAAGGGTGCCAAGAAATGGGTTTGAATTATATCATAAAGGCGAAAAAATCGGTTTTGTAACATCAGGATCCTTTTCACCTACTTTAGATGAACCAATTGGAATGGGGTATATAGATACTGAACATAAGGAAGAAGCTGAAAAAGGAATGGAGTTAGAGGTCAAAATTAGAAAAAATTTTAAAGTTGCTAATATTACAAAAATGCCATTTTACAGGAGGGGATCTAAATGA
- a CDS encoding thiolase family protein: MKNNLGNLNEVYIAGAGITQWGYFPDRECKDFGTEAVIRSLEDAGMEWKQIQGAFCGSVYQGTGSGHQALNQVGLTGIPIINIENACSSASSAFRLGYNHVAYGINDIVIVLGMEKMPKGPIPSTAFSEWELKSGFNFQPGNYALAAKKYIEKVNMTEEDFSLVTVKNRKNGSLNPNARFQKPVTLEEVINSRLVADPLRLLHCCPLADGAVAFVLCNKKSLKKMNKPVSIEAAVLKSGYYGEEYPPGGLIGSVNYFSSKSMAVQSAMEAYEIAGVGPEDVDLAQVYDAVAPSEMWEVEELGLCDEGEALEYLVRGNFDLDGEIPINTDGGLIARGHPLGASAGGQIYELLVQLRGEAGKRQVEKAKIGLSHSMGAGPNSTLVILKS, translated from the coding sequence ATGAAAAATAATTTAGGCAATTTAAATGAAGTGTATATTGCTGGGGCAGGCATTACACAATGGGGCTACTTTCCAGATAGGGAATGTAAAGATTTTGGAACAGAAGCAGTAATTCGATCGTTAGAAGATGCAGGTATGGAATGGAAGCAGATTCAAGGAGCTTTTTGTGGTAGTGTCTATCAGGGGACAGGATCTGGACATCAGGCTCTAAACCAGGTAGGCCTAACTGGAATTCCTATAATAAATATTGAAAATGCCTGCTCAAGTGCTTCTTCTGCTTTTAGGCTTGGTTATAATCATGTAGCATATGGTATTAATGATATTGTAATAGTGCTAGGAATGGAAAAAATGCCTAAAGGCCCCATACCTAGTACGGCATTTAGTGAATGGGAACTTAAGTCTGGATTTAACTTTCAACCCGGCAACTATGCCCTGGCAGCGAAGAAGTACATTGAAAAAGTAAACATGACTGAAGAGGACTTTTCTTTAGTAACAGTTAAAAACCGAAAAAATGGTTCTTTAAATCCAAATGCGCGTTTTCAAAAGCCTGTTACTCTAGAAGAAGTCATAAATTCAAGGTTGGTTGCAGATCCTTTGAGACTGTTGCACTGTTGTCCCCTTGCAGATGGGGCTGTAGCCTTTGTTTTATGTAATAAAAAAAGTTTGAAAAAAATGAATAAACCTGTTTCTATTGAGGCAGCTGTATTGAAATCCGGCTATTATGGAGAAGAGTATCCACCTGGAGGATTGATAGGAAGTGTGAATTATTTCTCTTCAAAAAGTATGGCAGTCCAATCGGCTATGGAAGCTTATGAAATAGCTGGTGTAGGTCCGGAAGATGTGGATCTTGCGCAGGTTTATGATGCTGTAGCTCCTTCTGAGATGTGGGAAGTTGAAGAACTAGGGCTTTGTGATGAAGGTGAAGCTTTGGAGTATTTAGTAAGAGGAAATTTTGACTTAGATGGCGAGATTCCTATAAATACTGATGGAGGCCTTATTGCTAGAGGGCATCCTCTTGGTGCTTCAGCAGGAGGACAAATATACGAACTACTCGTACAATTACGTGGAGAAGCAGGCAAAAGACAAGTTGAAAAAGCTAAAATAGGCCTATCTCATTCTATGGGAGCTGGACCAAATAGTACTCTAGTTATTCTTAAGTCATAA
- a CDS encoding Zn-ribbon domain-containing OB-fold protein: protein MPKGKVPFKQGLWTKDEKGDYRLLGEKCSFCGEVFFPPTSNNFCSCCQKKDGIEKKLLAKEGEISTFTIIRQSPSGGYYKGEIPFAYGLIDLPEVRVKSLLCNDYDKMSIGEKVSLTIIKIYEDDENEYFTYAFQLVN, encoded by the coding sequence ATGCCTAAAGGAAAAGTGCCTTTTAAACAAGGGCTTTGGACCAAAGATGAAAAAGGTGACTATAGATTATTGGGTGAAAAATGTAGTTTTTGTGGGGAGGTCTTTTTTCCACCAACAAGCAATAATTTTTGTTCATGTTGTCAGAAAAAAGATGGGATTGAAAAAAAACTGCTGGCTAAAGAAGGTGAAATTTCAACCTTTACAATTATTCGCCAATCTCCCTCTGGAGGTTATTACAAAGGTGAAATTCCTTTTGCTTATGGTCTAATAGATTTACCTGAAGTTAGAGTGAAATCTTTGCTATGTAATGATTACGACAAAATGTCAATTGGTGAAAAAGTTAGTTTAACAATTATAAAAATTTATGAAGATGATGAAAATGAATATTTTACCTACGCCTTTCAATTAGTTAATTAA
- a CDS encoding acyl-CoA mutase large subunit family protein, protein MRKLDFDNINKAYQEWNENVLSEWLKKHPEIREEFTTKTGLPLERVSIPKDHNYLENINFPGQFPFTRGINPTMYRSEYWVMGQYSGFASAKEANKRLKYLIDQGQTGFSIALDLPTQMGIDSDNDKSVGEVGRVGVAMDSLQDIEELLEGIPFEKVKQIRTTANAISPIALAMIVAFAEKNNIDPNSIRVLIQNDILKEFLGRGTYIYPPKQSVKLSIDVIEYTSKHLPNWVPMAICGYHIRDSGSTAVQELAYTFANAIAYIEEALNRGLDIDDFASKLFTFLAADMDIFEEAAKFRAARRIWAKLMKERFNSEKDECMALNIFAYTLGGSLTSQQPLNNIVRVTLQALTAVMGGVQVLATSSYDEALGLPSEKAVTTALRTQQIIAYESGVTGMVDPLGGSHALESLTDQLEQEVETELNKIESLGGAITSIENGIIQKRISDSAYEYQKRMETGDRSVVGVNKFCHSEEGSEMPVFKVSPVAEKEQRERVKNLKNNRENDKVRKCLDQIKIAAEKEENLIPSIIDSIKNYATVEEISNVLREVYGTYKDPAVF, encoded by the coding sequence GTGAGGAAGTTGGATTTTGATAATATTAACAAAGCTTACCAAGAATGGAACGAAAATGTGTTAAGTGAATGGTTGAAAAAACATCCAGAAATCAGAGAAGAATTTACAACAAAGACTGGCTTACCGTTAGAGAGAGTTTCTATCCCAAAAGATCACAATTATCTAGAAAATATTAATTTTCCAGGGCAATTTCCTTTCACTAGAGGCATTAATCCTACCATGTACAGAAGTGAGTATTGGGTAATGGGGCAATATTCCGGGTTTGCTTCTGCTAAGGAAGCTAATAAAAGATTGAAATATTTGATTGATCAAGGACAAACTGGCTTCTCAATTGCTTTGGATCTACCAACACAAATGGGTATAGACTCAGATAATGATAAATCTGTTGGAGAAGTAGGTCGTGTTGGAGTAGCAATGGATTCTCTTCAGGATATTGAAGAATTGCTAGAAGGCATTCCTTTTGAGAAAGTTAAACAGATAAGAACTACTGCTAATGCAATTAGCCCTATCGCACTAGCAATGATAGTTGCTTTTGCAGAGAAAAATAATATTGATCCAAATAGTATTAGAGTTCTAATTCAAAATGACATACTTAAGGAGTTTTTGGGGAGGGGAACTTATATATATCCTCCGAAACAATCAGTGAAGCTATCAATTGATGTAATTGAGTATACGTCTAAACATCTTCCTAATTGGGTTCCTATGGCAATTTGTGGCTATCATATTAGAGACAGCGGTAGCACAGCTGTACAGGAGCTTGCTTATACTTTTGCTAATGCTATAGCTTATATAGAAGAAGCCCTTAACAGGGGGCTAGATATAGATGATTTTGCCTCGAAACTGTTTACATTTCTTGCAGCGGATATGGATATTTTTGAAGAGGCAGCTAAATTTAGAGCTGCAAGAAGAATTTGGGCCAAATTGATGAAAGAAAGATTTAACTCTGAAAAGGATGAATGCATGGCATTAAATATTTTTGCTTATACTTTGGGAGGTTCTCTTACTTCTCAACAACCCCTTAACAATATTGTTAGAGTAACATTACAGGCACTTACGGCCGTTATGGGTGGAGTACAAGTATTGGCAACGTCTTCTTATGATGAAGCTTTGGGTTTACCTAGTGAAAAAGCAGTTACTACTGCCCTTAGAACTCAACAGATCATTGCATATGAGAGTGGAGTAACTGGAATGGTAGATCCTCTTGGTGGCAGTCATGCTTTAGAGAGTCTTACTGATCAGCTTGAGCAGGAAGTTGAAACTGAATTGAATAAAATTGAAAGCTTAGGTGGAGCTATTACCTCTATTGAAAATGGTATAATTCAAAAACGAATTAGTGATTCAGCATATGAATATCAGAAAAGGATGGAAACAGGCGATAGAAGTGTGGTAGGTGTTAATAAATTTTGCCATTCTGAAGAAGGATCTGAAATGCCTGTTTTTAAGGTCAGCCCCGTAGCAGAGAAAGAACAAAGGGAAAGAGTAAAAAACCTAAAAAATAATAGAGAAAACGATAAAGTTAGAAAATGCTTAGATCAAATTAAAATAGCAGCAGAAAAAGAAGAGAATTTGATTCCATCAATAATTGATTCAATTAAAAATTATGCCACAGTGGAAGAGATTAGTAATGTATTGCGTGAAGTTTATGGTACCTATAAAGATCCTGCGGTATTTTAG
- a CDS encoding class I adenylate-forming enzyme family protein: MKNKLAYMINRTSRYFPDDTALVYGDKRFTFKEVNDRSNRCAKALARLGVKKGDRVAILLPNCNEFVEVDFALIKSGFVRVPLNPRLSSNECSYIINDSEANTLVFSSELYDKVKDIIKDLETVKNFIFVGDDPDEYKEFFQDYEEMLKLENSEEVYEEVSNEDLYQILYTSGTTGKPKGAVTDFQSRYSSLITCLVDEMKINRNDVLLTVAPIAHGGGTKILPHFVQGACNVIMPRFSTKDFCKIVEKEKVTTIWMVPTMINMLINFKELDNYDLSSIKTIVYAAAPMPVSLLKQAMNKFGRVFVQVYGLSEAPNPVLVLPKEDHVLEGTDEQLKRLQSAGREAFGVRVRVVDDNDKDVEVGEIGEIITTGENVMREYWKKPEESAKELKDGWFYTGDMAKIDENGYVYIVDRRKDMIISGGFNIYPREIEEVLYEHPEIQDAVVFGLPDELWGEKVKAVVVLKEDSKSNEEDILDYCDGKIANYKIPKSIDIVDNLPKGPTGKILKKETKKWYTN, from the coding sequence TTGAAGAATAAATTAGCTTATATGATCAATCGCACATCACGTTATTTTCCAGATGATACAGCCCTGGTATATGGTGACAAGCGTTTTACTTTTAAGGAAGTAAATGATCGGTCAAATCGATGTGCTAAAGCACTTGCAAGATTAGGTGTGAAAAAAGGTGATAGGGTGGCAATTTTATTACCTAATTGTAATGAATTTGTGGAGGTAGATTTTGCATTAATTAAATCTGGTTTTGTTAGAGTTCCTCTTAATCCTAGACTTTCTTCAAATGAATGTAGTTATATTATAAATGATTCAGAAGCTAACACTTTAGTTTTTAGTTCAGAGCTTTATGATAAAGTAAAAGATATTATAAAGGATTTAGAAACAGTTAAAAACTTTATTTTTGTTGGGGATGATCCGGATGAATATAAAGAATTTTTTCAGGATTATGAAGAAATGTTAAAGCTAGAAAACTCTGAAGAGGTTTATGAAGAGGTCTCCAATGAAGATTTGTATCAAATTCTTTATACTTCTGGGACTACTGGAAAACCAAAAGGAGCTGTAACAGATTTTCAATCCCGCTATTCTTCTTTGATAACTTGCCTAGTGGATGAAATGAAGATTAATCGAAACGATGTTTTACTAACTGTTGCACCTATTGCTCATGGGGGAGGGACTAAAATATTACCTCACTTTGTTCAAGGTGCATGTAATGTAATTATGCCAAGGTTTTCAACGAAAGACTTTTGTAAAATTGTAGAAAAGGAGAAGGTTACCACTATTTGGATGGTTCCCACTATGATTAATATGCTTATTAATTTTAAAGAACTAGATAATTATGATCTGAGTAGTATAAAAACAATTGTTTATGCTGCAGCTCCTATGCCAGTGTCATTATTGAAACAAGCAATGAATAAGTTTGGTAGAGTTTTTGTACAAGTATATGGTTTAAGTGAGGCGCCAAATCCAGTTCTTGTTCTACCTAAAGAAGATCATGTCCTTGAAGGTACAGATGAACAATTAAAAAGATTACAATCTGCAGGTAGAGAGGCTTTTGGTGTTCGTGTAAGAGTTGTTGATGATAATGATAAAGATGTAGAAGTAGGAGAAATAGGAGAGATTATTACAACAGGAGAAAATGTTATGCGAGAATACTGGAAAAAGCCTGAAGAGTCAGCAAAAGAATTGAAAGATGGTTGGTTTTATACTGGAGATATGGCCAAAATTGATGAAAATGGTTATGTTTATATTGTTGATCGTAGAAAAGATATGATTATTAGTGGAGGATTTAATATATATCCTCGTGAAATAGAAGAAGTGTTATATGAACATCCAGAAATACAGGATGCAGTTGTGTTTGGGTTACCCGATGAACTTTGGGGAGAAAAAGTCAAAGCGGTTGTTGTACTTAAAGAAGATTCCAAATCAAACGAAGAGGATATCCTAGATTATTGTGACGGGAAGATCGCAAACTATAAAATACCAAAATCTATAGATATTGTTGATAATCTACCAAAAGGTCCAACAGGAAAAATATTAAAAAAAGAAACAAAGAAATGGTATACAAATTAA
- a CDS encoding DUF3870 domain-containing protein codes for MDSKFYKNTVLVTGFAELPKGTALKDKYSKAGVVLVIEKSSSEIKDASFTVITDITNNYLKEIVVGYRFSDGVDKLIEEIYNRVKIPSVSAFCQALKSCYDKYYDSF; via the coding sequence ATGGATAGTAAATTTTATAAAAATACAGTATTAGTGACCGGATTTGCAGAATTACCTAAAGGGACAGCTTTAAAGGATAAATACAGTAAAGCGGGAGTTGTTTTAGTTATAGAAAAGTCTAGCTCTGAAATAAAAGATGCATCATTTACTGTGATAACAGACATTACGAATAATTATTTAAAGGAGATTGTTGTTGGGTATAGATTCAGTGATGGGGTTGATAAGTTAATTGAAGAAATATATAATAGAGTGAAGATTCCTTCTGTTTCTGCTTTTTGTCAGGCTTTAAAGTCTTGCTATGACAAATATTACGATAGTTTTTAA
- a CDS encoding M20 family metallopeptidase: MIEKLKQEAIKEIDSIQDTLVDLSKFIYDNPETGCNEYKAVDKIITVLKSKGLKVKKGICDLDTAFKSEYETCSFGPVIGIMAEYDSLKMGHACGHNIIAASSIGAYLVIAKLMNRENLPGKIVLFGTPAEETYGGKVYLENNGAFNELDVALMAHPSDKNFVKSKSFFRKSIKFTFEGLSAHAAKAPYEGINALDAVVNLFNNVNALRQQLPGTVKIHGIITDGGSEPNIIPAYTAAKIQIRALEQPTLDEITDKVKKCAEGASLAAGTKCDYEEYELTFKGILTNNRLANLFADNLKKLGKEISEEEKMVGSTDMGNVSWSLPAIHPYVAISNEGVKLHTEEFLQAAEPYKSKSGLLTSSKAMAMTCIDLLINNEVLPDIHQEFKMKTQSFIDN; this comes from the coding sequence ATGATAGAAAAATTAAAACAAGAAGCTATTAAAGAAATAGATAGTATCCAGGATACTTTAGTGGATTTATCTAAGTTTATCTATGATAACCCTGAAACAGGATGTAATGAATATAAAGCAGTTGACAAAATAATTACTGTATTAAAAAGCAAAGGATTAAAAGTTAAAAAAGGTATATGTGATCTTGATACAGCTTTTAAAAGTGAATACGAAACTTGTTCTTTTGGACCTGTAATCGGAATTATGGCAGAATATGATTCATTAAAGATGGGACATGCTTGTGGGCATAATATAATAGCAGCTTCTTCAATTGGAGCATATTTAGTTATTGCAAAATTAATGAACCGAGAGAATTTACCTGGAAAGATAGTGTTATTTGGAACACCTGCAGAAGAAACCTATGGAGGTAAGGTTTATCTTGAGAATAACGGTGCTTTTAACGAACTAGATGTGGCTCTGATGGCTCATCCAAGTGACAAAAATTTTGTAAAAAGTAAGTCCTTTTTTAGAAAATCAATAAAATTTACTTTTGAAGGGTTGTCAGCTCATGCAGCGAAAGCTCCTTATGAAGGAATTAATGCATTAGATGCTGTTGTTAATTTGTTTAACAATGTAAATGCTTTACGCCAACAATTACCTGGAACTGTCAAAATACATGGTATAATAACTGATGGTGGCTCTGAACCTAACATTATACCTGCTTATACTGCTGCCAAGATTCAAATAAGGGCATTAGAGCAACCTACTTTGGATGAGATTACAGATAAAGTAAAAAAGTGTGCCGAGGGAGCTTCTTTGGCTGCTGGTACAAAATGTGATTATGAGGAGTATGAATTAACTTTCAAAGGTATTTTAACCAATAATCGACTTGCTAACTTGTTTGCTGATAATTTAAAAAAATTAGGTAAAGAAATTTCCGAGGAAGAAAAGATGGTAGGTTCTACAGATATGGGGAATGTAAGCTGGAGCTTGCCAGCGATACACCCTTATGTTGCTATTTCTAATGAAGGTGTTAAGCTTCATACAGAAGAATTTTTGCAAGCAGCAGAACCCTACAAAAGTAAAAGTGGATTATTAACTAGCTCAAAAGCTATGGCTATGACATGTATAGACCTGTTGATAAATAACGAAGTTTTGCCTGATATACACCAAGAGTTTAAAATGAAAACACAGAGCTTTATTGACAACTAG
- a CDS encoding MFS transporter: MTHKNKIYLMWFILAFAYIIAQFHRVNFAVIVDYVIIDFGIEKAWVTGFLGGMYGITYLIMQIPSGLLADSWGPRKTVFTGMITAGIGTILFIATDIIFFAFMGRLLIGFGVAIVLVPIMKFQSNWFEPTQFATLTGLVILLGNIGKLFGTSPLAYFVTVFGWRSIFLVVGIITIFIALLTWIMVKDNPLEDKGKKNPNEKKFDYVDDINIKKNIIKSLKNQHLWFLLLIGFGMAGPHLAFAGTWSINYLMHMYDLTRLQASHYLMVMTIGTGIGACFIGYLSDYLKIRKKPLAFLLLSNILAWTVVVVWYGGHPPSLLLYFLFFIIGFCLSGVSLILSLAKEKSPPEYSGTSIGIVNMGPFAGMALFQPFQGWLLGLHWTGLTDEMGNKIYPLESFQLVFLTCILMSIISLYCVFKIQEEIKSTDKSYKIQLNRGQ, encoded by the coding sequence TTGACGCACAAAAATAAAATCTATTTGATGTGGTTCATCTTAGCCTTTGCTTATATTATCGCCCAATTTCACAGGGTAAATTTTGCTGTTATAGTTGATTATGTAATAATTGATTTTGGAATTGAAAAAGCTTGGGTAACTGGTTTCTTGGGTGGCATGTACGGGATAACTTATCTAATAATGCAGATACCATCGGGGTTATTGGCTGATTCATGGGGCCCAAGGAAAACTGTTTTTACAGGTATGATAACAGCTGGTATAGGAACAATATTATTTATTGCCACTGACATAATATTTTTTGCATTTATGGGAAGACTTCTCATTGGCTTTGGTGTAGCTATAGTCCTAGTGCCGATTATGAAGTTTCAAAGCAACTGGTTTGAACCTACCCAGTTTGCTACTCTTACAGGATTAGTAATCTTATTAGGAAATATTGGCAAGCTATTTGGGACTTCTCCTCTCGCTTATTTTGTTACTGTTTTTGGATGGAGAAGTATTTTTCTTGTTGTAGGGATTATTACTATTTTTATAGCATTACTTACCTGGATTATGGTAAAGGACAACCCATTAGAAGATAAAGGTAAGAAAAATCCCAATGAGAAAAAGTTTGATTATGTTGATGATATAAATATCAAGAAAAACATAATTAAGTCATTGAAAAATCAGCACTTGTGGTTTTTGTTATTGATCGGTTTTGGAATGGCTGGACCACATTTAGCCTTTGCTGGTACCTGGAGTATCAATTATCTTATGCATATGTATGACTTAACAAGGCTACAAGCTTCCCATTATCTGATGGTGATGACAATAGGGACAGGCATAGGCGCTTGTTTCATTGGCTATTTATCCGATTATTTAAAAATTAGAAAAAAACCATTAGCATTTCTTTTATTGTCAAATATACTAGCTTGGACAGTAGTTGTGGTATGGTATGGAGGTCACCCTCCTTCTCTCTTGCTATATTTTTTATTTTTCATAATAGGTTTTTGTCTTTCGGGAGTTTCACTCATCCTTTCTCTTGCTAAGGAAAAAAGTCCTCCTGAGTATTCAGGAACAAGTATTGGTATCGTCAATATGGGACCTTTTGCTGGGATGGCATTATTTCAGCCTTTTCAAGGCTGGCTTTTGGGTCTTCACTGGACTGGCCTCACTGATGAGATGGGTAACAAAATATATCCCTTAGAATCCTTTCAGCTAGTTTTTTTAACATGTATTTTAATGTCTATAATCAGTCTTTATTGTGTCTTTAAGATACAGGAAGAAATTAAAAGTACAGATAAATCATATAAGATACAATTAAATAGAGGACAATAA